A genomic window from Streptomyces sp. NBC_01429 includes:
- a CDS encoding LLM class flavin-dependent oxidoreductase, whose product MRGTARGTAPVPLSVLDLVTVGSGSTATQSLRTSVELARLAERRGYHRHWVAEHHSMPGVASSSPAVILAHLAAHTERIRLGSGGVMLPNHAPLVIAEQFGTLEALAPGRVDLGLGRAPGTDGATAAALRRTDRLNEGADDFPQQLAELTRFLDDDFPDGHPYSRIHAVPGPVQGPPGRPPVWLLGSSGFSARLAGVLGLPFAFAHHFSAQNTVPALDLYRESFSPSGVLDAPYAVIGVAALASESEHEARRQVLSGALSMVRLRTGRPGLVPTPEEAEAYRFSSMEQDFVDNWLGNIVHGTPDEVRDGLNDLQKRTGADELMITAQAHGGDVRLRSYELIADAYGLPTD is encoded by the coding sequence ATCCGGGGCACGGCACGCGGCACCGCCCCCGTACCCCTGTCCGTACTGGACCTGGTCACGGTGGGCAGCGGCTCCACCGCCACCCAGTCGCTGCGCACCAGCGTCGAGCTGGCCCGGCTCGCCGAGCGCAGGGGCTACCACCGCCACTGGGTCGCCGAGCACCACTCGATGCCGGGCGTCGCCTCGTCGTCCCCGGCGGTGATCCTCGCCCACCTCGCCGCCCACACCGAGCGCATCAGGCTGGGCTCCGGCGGCGTGATGCTGCCCAACCACGCGCCCCTGGTGATCGCCGAGCAGTTCGGCACGCTGGAGGCCCTCGCCCCCGGCCGCGTCGACCTCGGACTCGGCCGCGCCCCGGGCACGGACGGGGCCACGGCCGCCGCGCTGCGCCGTACGGACCGGCTGAACGAGGGCGCGGACGACTTCCCGCAGCAGCTCGCCGAGCTGACTCGCTTCCTGGACGACGACTTCCCCGACGGCCACCCGTACTCCCGTATCCACGCGGTCCCCGGGCCGGTCCAGGGACCTCCGGGACGGCCGCCGGTCTGGCTCCTGGGCTCCTCCGGCTTCAGCGCGCGACTGGCCGGGGTGCTGGGGCTGCCGTTCGCCTTCGCGCACCACTTCTCCGCCCAGAACACCGTTCCCGCGCTGGACCTCTACCGCGAGTCCTTCAGCCCCTCCGGGGTGCTGGACGCCCCGTACGCGGTGATCGGCGTCGCGGCCCTGGCGAGCGAGTCCGAGCACGAGGCCCGCAGGCAGGTGCTCTCCGGCGCGCTCTCCATGGTCCGGCTGCGCACCGGCCGCCCCGGCCTCGTACCGACACCGGAGGAGGCGGAGGCGTACCGCTTCAGCTCCATGGAGCAGGACTTCGTGGACAACTGGCTCGGCAATATCGTCCACGGCACCCCGGACGAGGTGCGCGACGGCCTGAACGACCTTCAGAAGCGCACGGGCGCCGACGAACTGATGATCACCGCCCAGGCCCACGGCGGCGACGTCCGGCTGCGCAGCTACGAGCTGATCGCGGACGCGTACGGCCTGCCGACGGACTGA
- a CDS encoding WGR domain-containing protein, producing MSRATTYLELSQEGAGAHKFYEVTVDGTVVSVRYGRIGADGQSQISSFPTEEKARAAAAKKVGEKVRKGYAPAVQGRRAARAVTRRQVTSAPSTSRSVAPVLWRFRTGSSAFGIHIDEDRCWVGNQAGDVYTLSHGGEVLARYALPDGVKCLVADDFWIYAGCDDGKVYDLSSKLPFAAYDIAADVDIFWLDIREGVLNVSDRDGGLTVIDHEDEHQWSRRSAGGGAWMVRADERAVYHGHGKGVTAYEPGGSGELWHTPTTGGVLFGWQEDASVYAGTSRHVVQRLAKATGVVEATYRCDTAVYSCATAPGGRYVFAGDSSSSVYCFDADGTRLWKLGTGGGSALSMQYLDEKLYMVTTDGSLVCVDASATAVTAAQQGTVPVAMDVKSAAALPTYTPATSVRTVATVSSAAAPAGGVVVECVDDGGRLRVHVVSDGFEPTWNVQFPRGIRQAGTRYVVEALHPAQGGFYRVRGEIKRLV from the coding sequence ATGTCGCGTGCCACGACGTATCTGGAGCTGTCGCAGGAAGGCGCCGGGGCGCACAAGTTCTACGAGGTGACCGTGGACGGCACGGTGGTCTCGGTGCGCTACGGCCGGATCGGCGCGGACGGCCAGTCGCAGATCTCGTCCTTCCCGACGGAGGAGAAGGCGCGGGCCGCCGCCGCGAAGAAGGTGGGCGAGAAGGTCCGCAAGGGATACGCGCCCGCGGTCCAGGGCCGGCGCGCGGCACGCGCGGTGACGCGCCGCCAGGTCACCTCGGCGCCCTCCACGTCCCGCTCCGTCGCCCCGGTGCTGTGGCGGTTCCGTACGGGCTCCTCGGCCTTCGGCATCCACATCGACGAGGACCGCTGCTGGGTGGGCAACCAGGCGGGGGACGTCTACACCCTCAGCCACGGCGGCGAGGTGCTGGCGCGCTACGCGCTGCCCGACGGCGTCAAGTGCCTGGTGGCGGACGACTTCTGGATATACGCGGGGTGCGACGACGGCAAGGTGTACGACCTGTCGTCGAAGCTGCCCTTCGCGGCGTACGACATCGCGGCCGACGTCGACATCTTCTGGCTCGACATCCGCGAGGGCGTGCTCAACGTCTCCGACCGCGACGGCGGGCTGACGGTCATCGACCACGAGGACGAGCACCAGTGGTCCCGCAGGTCCGCCGGGGGAGGCGCCTGGATGGTGCGCGCCGACGAGCGGGCGGTCTACCACGGACACGGCAAGGGCGTCACGGCGTACGAGCCGGGCGGGTCCGGCGAGCTGTGGCACACCCCGACGACGGGCGGGGTGCTGTTCGGCTGGCAGGAGGACGCGTCGGTGTACGCGGGCACGTCGCGCCACGTCGTCCAGCGCCTCGCGAAGGCCACGGGCGTCGTCGAGGCGACGTACCGCTGCGACACCGCCGTCTACTCGTGCGCCACCGCGCCGGGCGGGCGCTATGTCTTCGCCGGTGACAGCTCCTCCTCGGTCTACTGCTTCGACGCCGACGGGACCCGGCTGTGGAAGCTGGGCACGGGCGGCGGCTCCGCGCTCTCCATGCAGTATCTGGACGAGAAGCTGTACATGGTCACCACCGACGGCTCCCTCGTCTGCGTGGACGCGAGCGCCACCGCCGTCACCGCCGCCCAGCAGGGCACGGTCCCCGTCGCGATGGACGTCAAGTCGGCCGCCGCGCTGCCCACCTACACCCCGGCCACCTCGGTCCGGACGGTCGCGACGGTCTCCTCGGCGGCGGCTCCGGCGGGCGGGGTGGTCGTGGAGTGCGTCGACGACGGCGGCAGGCTCCGCGTCCATGTCGTCTCGGACGGCTTCGAGCCCACCTGGAACGTCCAGTTCCCGCGCGGCATACGCCAGGCCGGCACCCGGTACGTGGTGGAGGCGCTGCACCCGGCGCAGGGGGGCTTCTACCGGGTACGGGGCGAGATCAAGCGGCTGGTCTGA